A part of Micromonospora chersina genomic DNA contains:
- the pcrA gene encoding DNA helicase PcrA → MHPLFDIPASPPAPEPRPTPPHRPGGRHADPQALLAGLNGPQRDAVTHAGSPLLIVAGAGSGKTRVLTNRIAYLLGARDVHPGEIIAITFTNKAAGEMKERVAALVGPRARLMWVSTFHSACVRILRAEHEHAGLKSTFSIYDADDSRRLMQMVARELDLDPKRYPARGLAAQVSNLKNELVDPEEFAGRAKGPNERALAEAYTLYQRRLREAHALDFDDLIMTTVHLLQSHPHVAESYRRRFRHVLVDEYQDTNHAQYVLIKELVSGTEGIPPAELCVVGDADQSIYAFRGATIRNILEFERDFTDARTILLEQNYRSTQTILNAANAVIDRNTSRKPKRLWSDAGAGEQIVGYVADTEHAEADWVAREIDRLVDAGDTRPGDVAVFYRTNAMSRVFEEVFIRVGLPYKVVGGVRFYERKEVRDALAYLRAVVNDDDTVSLRRILNTPRRGIGERAEACVEALAGRDRISFGAALRRAKDAPGISTRAANGIAEFVALLDDARELAATGTPEEVLEAVLTRSGYLAELEESLDPQDAGRVDNLQELVSVAREYTERIEALGEEDERATLAGFLEQVALVADADQIPADDPDHQGVVTLMTLHTAKGLEFPVVFLSGLEDGVFPHLRSLGDTRELEEERRLAYVGITRARQRLYLSRAVTRSAWGAPAYNPPSRFLEELPTELVRWERTEGSYTSWAGGGGGVGGRADRVPGGRGGFTGGTPKATQLAKRLGVDASRLATASELKQAPKVSVGDRVNHQRYGLGRVLAVEGHGPGARAQIDFGDQTMWLVLRHAPIDKL, encoded by the coding sequence ATGCATCCTCTCTTCGACATCCCCGCGTCCCCGCCCGCGCCGGAGCCCCGGCCGACCCCGCCGCACCGGCCCGGGGGTCGGCACGCGGACCCGCAGGCACTCCTCGCCGGCCTGAACGGCCCCCAGCGGGACGCGGTGACCCACGCCGGTTCCCCGCTGCTCATCGTCGCCGGCGCCGGCTCCGGCAAGACCCGGGTGCTGACCAACCGGATCGCCTACCTGCTCGGCGCGCGGGACGTCCACCCCGGCGAGATCATCGCGATCACCTTCACCAACAAGGCCGCCGGCGAGATGAAGGAACGGGTGGCCGCGCTCGTCGGCCCGCGTGCCCGGTTGATGTGGGTCTCGACCTTCCACTCGGCCTGCGTCCGGATCCTGCGCGCCGAGCACGAGCACGCCGGCCTGAAGTCCACCTTCTCGATCTACGACGCGGACGACTCCCGCCGGCTCATGCAGATGGTCGCCCGGGAGCTCGACCTGGACCCGAAGCGCTACCCGGCGCGCGGCCTGGCCGCCCAGGTCTCCAACCTGAAGAACGAGCTGGTCGACCCGGAGGAGTTCGCCGGCCGGGCCAAGGGCCCCAACGAGCGGGCGCTGGCCGAGGCGTACACGCTCTACCAGCGGCGGCTGCGCGAGGCGCACGCGCTGGACTTCGACGACCTCATCATGACGACGGTGCACCTGCTCCAGTCGCACCCGCACGTCGCGGAGAGCTACCGGCGCCGGTTCCGGCACGTGCTTGTCGACGAGTACCAGGACACCAACCACGCCCAGTACGTGCTGATCAAGGAGCTGGTCTCCGGCACGGAGGGCATCCCGCCGGCCGAGCTCTGCGTGGTCGGAGACGCCGACCAGTCGATCTACGCGTTCCGCGGCGCCACCATCCGCAACATCCTGGAGTTCGAGCGGGACTTCACCGACGCGCGGACGATCCTGCTGGAGCAGAACTACCGCTCCACCCAGACCATCCTCAACGCCGCCAACGCGGTGATCGACCGGAACACCTCCCGCAAGCCCAAGCGGCTGTGGAGCGACGCCGGGGCCGGCGAGCAGATCGTCGGCTACGTGGCCGACACCGAGCACGCCGAGGCGGACTGGGTGGCCCGGGAGATCGACCGGCTGGTCGACGCGGGCGACACCCGCCCGGGCGACGTGGCCGTGTTCTACCGCACCAACGCCATGTCCCGGGTCTTCGAGGAGGTGTTCATCCGGGTCGGCCTGCCCTACAAGGTGGTCGGCGGGGTGCGCTTCTACGAGCGCAAGGAGGTCCGCGACGCGCTGGCCTACCTGCGCGCCGTTGTCAACGACGACGACACGGTCAGCCTGCGGCGGATCCTCAACACCCCGCGCCGGGGCATCGGGGAGCGGGCCGAGGCGTGCGTCGAGGCGCTGGCCGGCCGCGACCGGATCTCCTTCGGCGCGGCGCTGCGCCGGGCCAAGGACGCCCCGGGCATCTCCACCCGGGCCGCCAACGGCATCGCCGAGTTCGTCGCGCTGCTCGACGACGCGCGCGAGCTGGCCGCCACCGGCACCCCGGAGGAGGTGCTGGAGGCCGTGCTGACCCGCTCGGGCTACCTGGCCGAGCTGGAGGAGAGCCTCGACCCGCAGGACGCCGGCCGGGTGGACAACCTCCAGGAACTGGTGAGCGTCGCCCGGGAGTACACCGAGCGGATCGAGGCGCTGGGCGAGGAGGACGAGCGGGCCACCCTGGCCGGCTTCCTGGAGCAGGTGGCGCTGGTCGCCGACGCCGACCAGATCCCCGCCGACGACCCGGACCACCAGGGTGTCGTGACCCTCATGACCCTGCACACCGCCAAGGGGCTGGAGTTCCCGGTGGTGTTCCTCAGCGGCCTGGAGGACGGCGTCTTCCCGCACCTGCGCTCGCTGGGCGACACCCGCGAGCTGGAGGAGGAGCGGCGGCTGGCGTACGTGGGCATCACCCGGGCCCGGCAGCGCCTCTACCTGTCCCGGGCGGTCACCCGCTCGGCGTGGGGCGCGCCGGCCTACAACCCGCCGTCGCGCTTCCTGGAGGAGCTACCGACCGAGCTGGTCCGCTGGGAGCGCACCGAGGGGTCGTACACCTCGTGGGCCGGTGGGGGCGGCGGCGTCGGCGGCCGGGCGGACCGGGTGCCCGGCGGGCGCGGCGGCTTCACCGGGGGCACGCCCAAGGCGACCCAGCTCGCCAAGCGGCTCGGGGTCGACGCCAGCCGGCTGGCCACCGCCAGCGAGCTGAAGCAGGCCCCCAAGGTCTCGGTGGGCGACCGGGTCAACCACCAGCGCTACGGCCTCGGCCGGGTGCTGGCGGTCGAGGGGCACGGGCCGGGCGCCCGTGCGCAGATCGACTTCGGCGACCAGACCATGTGGCTGGTCCTCCGGCACGCCCCGATCGACAAGCTCTGA
- a CDS encoding M23 family metallopeptidase: MQEDSSIQNENTPDNAPARHRRQRPVRRTAYVVVGAVALLGLGVGGVSVATVDHGTPTPAAVDFDAQARAEAAARADRSTRESTAPVTPSATPASPSPSPSTASPKPTRTAPKPKKTTKPKPAWVIPMKGAEITSCFGQRWGTLHAGIDFAMPAGTPIHAAAAGTVVKAGNAGDGYGNSVFVDHGNGYLTHYAHQSRLIVSVGDRVTAGQVIGYEGSTGDSTGPHLHFEVHKGAMWNQIDPAPFLRARGIDVAC; the protein is encoded by the coding sequence GTGCAGGAAGACAGCTCCATCCAGAACGAGAACACCCCGGACAACGCTCCCGCCCGGCACCGGCGCCAGCGCCCCGTCCGGCGTACCGCATATGTCGTCGTCGGCGCGGTGGCCCTGCTGGGCCTCGGCGTCGGCGGTGTTTCCGTCGCCACCGTCGACCACGGCACCCCGACCCCCGCCGCCGTCGACTTCGACGCCCAGGCGCGCGCTGAGGCCGCCGCCCGCGCCGACCGCTCGACCCGCGAGTCGACCGCCCCGGTCACCCCCTCGGCCACCCCGGCCAGCCCGTCGCCGAGCCCGAGCACGGCCAGCCCGAAGCCGACGAGGACCGCCCCCAAGCCGAAGAAGACCACCAAGCCGAAGCCGGCCTGGGTCATCCCCATGAAGGGCGCCGAGATCACCTCCTGCTTCGGGCAGCGGTGGGGCACCCTGCACGCCGGCATCGACTTCGCCATGCCGGCCGGCACCCCGATCCACGCCGCCGCGGCGGGCACCGTGGTCAAGGCCGGCAACGCCGGCGACGGCTACGGCAACTCCGTCTTCGTCGACCACGGCAACGGCTACCTGACCCACTACGCCCACCAGAGCCGGCTGATCGTCAGCGTCGGCGACAGGGTGACGGCCGGTCAGGTCATCGGGTACGAGGGCTCCACCGGCGACTCCACCGGCCCGCACCTGCACTTCGAGGTGCACAAGGGCGCCATGTGGAACCAGATCGACCCGGCGCCGTTCCTGCGCGCCCGGGGCATCGACGTGGCCTGCTGA
- a CDS encoding M23 family metallopeptidase yields the protein MRQRLSSEPDRYRGRRRVPTPPRSRYAAVVTTAFVGAGIVALGANALPDAKSVSPSVLDELKQASITSQDAAARADSANRATRDDRAGGKTATEQDTWLLPLHGYDFQSPYGMRWGKLHTGIDLVAPEGTPYRAIHDGQVTKAGWFGGYGYAVIVRHADGSEAIYGHSSAVTVKEGQQVKAGDQLGLVGNTGHSYGSHLHLEIHVNGQPLDPVPWLKERGVDIQLEVEAIYSEVAAS from the coding sequence TCTGAGCCCGATAGATATCGCGGCCGCCGCCGCGTACCCACCCCCCCGCGGAGCCGCTACGCCGCGGTCGTGACCACCGCCTTCGTGGGCGCCGGCATCGTCGCCCTCGGCGCGAACGCCCTCCCCGACGCCAAGAGCGTCAGCCCGTCGGTCCTCGACGAGCTCAAGCAGGCCTCGATCACCAGCCAGGACGCCGCGGCCCGGGCCGACAGCGCGAACCGCGCCACCCGTGACGACCGCGCCGGCGGCAAGACCGCCACCGAGCAGGACACCTGGCTGCTCCCCCTGCACGGCTACGACTTCCAGTCGCCCTACGGCATGCGCTGGGGCAAGCTGCACACCGGCATCGACCTGGTCGCCCCGGAGGGCACGCCCTACCGCGCGATCCACGACGGCCAGGTCACCAAGGCCGGCTGGTTCGGTGGCTACGGCTACGCGGTGATCGTCCGGCACGCGGACGGCAGCGAGGCCATCTACGGCCACTCCTCGGCGGTGACCGTCAAGGAGGGCCAGCAGGTGAAGGCGGGCGACCAGCTCGGCCTGGTCGGCAACACCGGCCACTCCTACGGCTCGCACCTGCACCTGGAGATCCATGTCAACGGCCAGCCGCTCGACCCGGTGCCGTGGCTCAAGGAGCGCGGAGTGGACATCCAGCTCGAAGTCGAGGCAATCTACAGCGAGGTAGCCGCGTCCTGA